The following proteins are co-located in the Paenibacillus sp. JNUCC32 genome:
- a CDS encoding ABC transporter substrate-binding protein, translated as MKKYGKLLLVMVLAFSTLLAACGNNEDGSQGAEGGAEGGTKTIKIFQFKVEIAEALNKLKAEYEKEHPGIKLDIQTVGGGSDYGAALKAKFASGDEPDIFNVGGYRDLETWFENVEDLSDQPWVKDVVDVAKVPMTKDGKLYGQPMTIEGYGFIYNKDLFEQAGITELPKTLTELEEAAKKLQAAGITPFVNGYQETWILANHLLNIPFAHQEDPDAFVKGMNEGTEKLVGNAKFDEWMRLFDLTVQYGQKNPLTTDYNTEITTFASGEAAMTQNGNWTQVQIDGINPDLNIGLLPMPINDNAEENDKLPVGVPNNWVVNNKSKVKDEAKEFLNWLVTSETGKRYITEEFKFIPALTSIEANSETLGDLGNDVMKYSQENKALSWEFNKFPDGGMNEFGSQMQGYVAGNVDKTQLFEGIQKSWDSLKAK; from the coding sequence ATGAAGAAATACGGTAAGCTGCTCCTGGTCATGGTTTTGGCTTTCTCCACGCTGCTTGCAGCCTGCGGCAACAATGAGGACGGCAGCCAAGGCGCTGAAGGCGGTGCCGAGGGCGGAACGAAAACGATTAAGATTTTTCAATTTAAAGTCGAAATCGCCGAGGCTTTGAACAAACTGAAGGCCGAGTACGAAAAAGAGCATCCCGGCATCAAGCTGGATATTCAAACGGTTGGCGGCGGCTCCGATTACGGTGCGGCGCTGAAGGCGAAATTCGCTTCCGGCGATGAGCCCGACATTTTCAACGTCGGTGGATATCGCGATCTGGAGACATGGTTTGAGAATGTCGAGGATCTCTCGGACCAGCCATGGGTGAAGGACGTTGTTGACGTTGCCAAAGTACCGATGACAAAAGACGGTAAACTGTACGGACAACCGATGACCATCGAAGGTTACGGATTCATTTATAACAAAGACTTGTTTGAGCAAGCGGGAATCACCGAACTCCCTAAGACGCTCACGGAGCTTGAGGAAGCTGCCAAAAAGCTGCAAGCGGCTGGGATTACGCCATTCGTGAACGGATACCAGGAAACCTGGATTTTGGCCAACCACTTGCTGAACATTCCGTTCGCCCATCAGGAAGATCCCGATGCATTCGTCAAAGGAATGAATGAAGGCACGGAGAAGCTGGTTGGCAACGCGAAGTTCGATGAATGGATGAGACTGTTCGACCTCACCGTCCAATACGGCCAGAAGAACCCGCTGACGACGGATTACAACACGGAAATCACGACCTTTGCCAGCGGTGAAGCGGCCATGACCCAGAACGGGAATTGGACGCAGGTGCAGATCGACGGGATCAACCCGGACCTGAACATCGGCCTTCTGCCGATGCCGATCAATGACAACGCCGAAGAGAACGACAAGCTTCCGGTCGGCGTGCCGAACAACTGGGTCGTGAACAACAAATCGAAGGTGAAGGACGAAGCCAAGGAATTCCTGAACTGGCTCGTCACTTCCGAGACCGGTAAACGCTACATTACGGAAGAGTTCAAATTCATCCCGGCACTGACCAGCATCGAGGCGAACAGCGAGACGCTTGGCGATCTGGGGAACGATGTCATGAAGTACAGCCAAGAGAACAAAGCGCTCAGCTGGGAATTCAACAAATTCCCGGACGGCGGCATGAATGAATTCGGCAGCCAGATGCAGGGTTATGTGGCTGGCAACGTGGACAAAACCCAATTGTTCGAAGGCATTCAGAAATCATGGGACAGCTTAAAGGCGAAGTAA
- a CDS encoding carbohydrate ABC transporter permease has product METTRKYRLNTMATEIIMVIVALLFLVPFYFLFVNSVKTFGELLTDSAGLPTTFEWSNYSRAWDITNFPQAFWNSLVVTVASNLLLAMLSAMTAYQMVRRNTRFNQIMFALFVAAMVIPFQSIMIPLVKVTATLGINNSLYGLIICYLGFGVPLSVFLFHGFVKSIPMEIEEAATVDGSSGYGVFFRVVFPLMKPMFVTVIILNTLWIWNDYLLPSLILQSAELRTIPIATFAFFGQYTKQWDLALPALVLGIMPVILFFLAMQKYIIEGITQGAVKG; this is encoded by the coding sequence ATGGAGACCACAAGAAAATACCGGCTGAATACCATGGCCACCGAGATCATCATGGTCATCGTGGCATTGCTCTTCCTAGTCCCGTTCTACTTCCTGTTCGTGAACTCCGTCAAAACCTTCGGCGAGCTGTTAACCGATTCGGCGGGGCTTCCGACCACGTTCGAATGGAGCAACTATTCGCGGGCGTGGGACATCACGAACTTCCCGCAGGCGTTCTGGAATTCGCTGGTCGTTACGGTGGCGAGCAACCTGCTGCTGGCGATGTTAAGCGCCATGACCGCTTACCAGATGGTTCGCCGCAACACGCGTTTTAACCAGATCATGTTTGCGCTGTTTGTGGCGGCGATGGTCATTCCGTTCCAATCGATCATGATTCCGCTCGTGAAAGTGACGGCAACGCTCGGCATTAACAACAGCTTGTACGGATTGATTATCTGTTACCTGGGCTTCGGGGTTCCGCTGAGCGTATTCCTGTTCCATGGCTTCGTGAAATCGATCCCGATGGAGATCGAGGAAGCCGCGACCGTGGATGGCTCCAGCGGGTACGGCGTATTCTTCCGGGTGGTTTTCCCGCTGATGAAGCCGATGTTCGTGACGGTGATCATCCTGAACACCTTGTGGATATGGAATGACTACCTGCTGCCATCCCTGATTCTGCAGTCTGCCGAGCTTCGGACGATTCCAATTGCTACTTTTGCCTTTTTTGGGCAGTATACCAAGCAGTGGGATTTGGCCCTCCCGGCGCTGGTGCTGGGGATCATGCCGGTCATTCTGTTCTTTCTGGCCATGCAGAAGTACATCATTGAGGGAATTACGCAAGGAGCGGTGAAGGGATAA
- a CDS encoding carbohydrate ABC transporter permease: MNRKKSSALLQQFLFVGPSTIFFILIMIIPFLLGLYYSFTNWNGVSSKIDFVGFDNFVTIFTNDDKFRDAFWFTTRFTVLGVILTNLLGFILAYFLTKPLKTRNVLRTIFFMPNVIGGLLLGFIWQFIFVKGFAAIGNATNLGFFNLPWLGTKGTAFWAIVIVFVWQTAGYLMVIYISSLNNVPKDILEAAEIDGASRGQVLRSIIIPLVMPAVTVCLFLAISWSFKMFDLNLSLTKGGPFGSTESVAMNIYNEAYTNNRLGLGTAKAVIFFIVVAIITSLQVRFTKSKEVEA, from the coding sequence ATGAATCGAAAAAAATCTTCGGCGCTGCTGCAGCAGTTTCTTTTCGTGGGGCCCTCCACCATATTTTTCATCCTCATCATGATCATTCCGTTCCTCCTGGGTCTTTATTATTCCTTCACGAACTGGAATGGCGTGTCAAGCAAAATCGATTTTGTCGGCTTTGATAATTTTGTTACCATCTTTACCAACGATGATAAATTCCGGGATGCTTTCTGGTTTACGACCCGTTTTACGGTGCTTGGCGTCATCCTTACGAATCTTCTAGGATTTATTCTGGCGTACTTTCTGACGAAGCCTTTGAAGACACGAAACGTGCTGCGGACGATCTTCTTCATGCCAAACGTCATCGGCGGCCTGCTGCTCGGTTTCATCTGGCAGTTTATCTTTGTCAAAGGGTTTGCGGCGATCGGCAATGCCACGAACCTCGGATTCTTTAACCTGCCTTGGCTCGGCACAAAGGGAACTGCCTTTTGGGCAATTGTAATCGTTTTCGTATGGCAGACGGCGGGGTACCTGATGGTCATCTATATCTCCTCGCTTAACAATGTGCCAAAGGATATTCTGGAGGCTGCCGAAATCGACGGGGCGAGCAGGGGGCAGGTGCTGCGGTCCATTATCATCCCGCTTGTGATGCCGGCGGTTACGGTATGTTTGTTCCTGGCGATCTCCTGGTCATTCAAAATGTTCGACCTGAACCTATCCCTGACCAAAGGCGGCCCGTTCGGCTCGACCGAGTCGGTGGCCATGAATATTTACAATGAGGCCTATACGAATAACCGTCTCGGACTCGGAACGGCGAAGGCGGTCATATTCTTCATCGTGGTTGCCATCATAACAAGCCTGCAAGTCCGATTCACGAAGAGCAAGGAGGTTGAAGCCTAA
- a CDS encoding sensor histidine kinase, with protein MKYRSIQTRLITFMLAVTTIPLLLSLIITFTHTRESVKEQTVNENVRLIYQGATNLMNYLRGIDRASLSVYSDPHFLRNLALDPDNHRVVAELYATLQAIQTGTQDVHQIYLHNQLTGQSTQISSNLPRREFRQAPYRKIEEFGEGNTAIEPVHQVHSYGFPPRPADILDFEVITFYRSITNVPAPDQYALMAIDVKLDSILAICDQLYAKGEEALYLIDSSGSIIYGPDPQQRGQALDDPELMDVIAQAERGYYDGEDAMIVYEKLDLPYAPWTLVKQIPHQTLYKHSTELTSINAIIAILALFIVIFGTLWISIRITKPIKQLTTYMNQVKTGRLDVNIDVTSPDEIGILSRRFRTMMDTINNLILREYRLEIANKTNQLKALQAQIDPHFLYNTLQSIGTLALQHNVPRIYSLLSSLANMMRYNMRNSEGKVTLQDEINHVRLYLELQKQRFRDQLEIIWDVDPESLTTPVPKMILQPIVENYFKHGMNTHAGVGRISISTRIAEDGRLIVVIENNGASIEEAELASIRGKLETAFHHPDRNDAGEDSIGLLNVYMRLNLYSNNHAELTIENAEPHGVKVTLDIKPRESEH; from the coding sequence ATGAAATATCGCAGCATCCAGACCCGGCTGATCACGTTCATGCTCGCCGTCACAACCATCCCGCTCCTGCTCTCGTTAATCATCACGTTTACGCATACGCGGGAGTCCGTGAAGGAGCAGACGGTGAACGAAAATGTGCGGCTGATCTATCAAGGAGCGACCAATCTGATGAACTATCTGCGCGGCATCGACCGCGCGTCGCTGTCCGTTTATTCGGATCCCCATTTTTTGCGCAACCTTGCCCTGGATCCCGATAACCACCGGGTCGTAGCCGAGCTGTATGCAACCTTGCAGGCCATCCAAACGGGCACGCAGGACGTTCACCAGATTTATCTGCACAATCAATTGACGGGACAATCCACCCAGATATCCAGCAATCTGCCAAGAAGGGAATTCCGGCAGGCTCCGTACCGCAAAATAGAAGAGTTCGGCGAAGGCAATACAGCCATCGAGCCCGTCCATCAGGTGCATAGTTACGGGTTCCCTCCGCGGCCCGCGGACATCCTGGATTTTGAGGTGATCACTTTCTACCGATCCATCACCAACGTGCCTGCGCCGGACCAATATGCCCTCATGGCCATTGACGTGAAACTCGACAGTATCTTGGCCATATGCGATCAGCTGTATGCTAAAGGGGAAGAGGCGCTATACTTGATTGATAGCAGCGGCAGCATCATATACGGTCCGGATCCGCAGCAGAGAGGTCAAGCACTGGACGATCCTGAGCTTATGGACGTCATCGCTCAAGCGGAAAGAGGATATTATGACGGCGAGGATGCGATGATTGTCTATGAGAAGCTCGATTTGCCTTACGCACCCTGGACGCTCGTCAAGCAAATTCCGCACCAAACGCTGTACAAACATTCGACGGAATTAACGAGCATTAACGCGATTATTGCGATATTAGCGCTATTCATTGTCATATTCGGCACATTATGGATATCGATTCGAATCACAAAACCCATTAAACAGCTCACAACCTATATGAATCAGGTGAAAACCGGGCGGCTCGACGTGAATATTGACGTGACAAGCCCGGATGAGATCGGAATTCTGTCCCGACGCTTCCGAACGATGATGGATACCATCAACAACCTGATCCTGCGCGAGTACCGGCTGGAAATCGCCAATAAAACCAACCAGCTGAAGGCGCTTCAGGCCCAGATCGATCCGCATTTTCTATACAATACGCTCCAGTCCATCGGCACCTTGGCCCTGCAGCACAACGTGCCGAGGATCTATTCCCTGCTCTCTTCGCTGGCGAATATGATGCGCTACAATATGCGCAACAGCGAGGGCAAAGTGACGCTTCAGGATGAGATCAACCATGTGCGGCTGTACCTTGAGCTGCAGAAACAGCGGTTCCGCGATCAGCTGGAAATCATCTGGGATGTGGATCCGGAAAGCCTCACGACCCCGGTTCCGAAGATGATCCTGCAGCCGATCGTTGAGAATTATTTCAAGCATGGCATGAACACGCACGCCGGCGTCGGCCGCATCTCCATCTCCACCCGCATCGCGGAGGATGGCCGCTTGATCGTTGTCATTGAGAATAACGGGGCTTCCATCGAGGAGGCGGAGCTCGCCTCGATCCGCGGCAAACTTGAGACGGCCTTTCATCACCCTGACCGAAACGATGCCGGCGAAGATTCTATCGGGCTGTTGAACGTATACATGCGGTTGAACCTGTACTCCAACAATCATGCTGAATTAACCATAGAGAATGCAGAGCCCCACGGCGTCAAGGTTACGCTCGATATCAAACCACGGGAGAGTGAACACTAG
- a CDS encoding response regulator: MRVLIVDDEQHVREAIGLLADWERHGITEIDQAADGEEAVRLIEEKKPQIVLTDMRMPRKNGLELLTWLHATKPDIKVLVISGYDDFEYVRHTIRSGGIDYILKPVDPDSLNEALAKAVETWRLEEEKRRHMTNQTIEMNQMTPFYMDRLLSDLVNGYGSRESVVSQLRNRMTLPETGMACNVAVLRDDQFDEALLSKFRNRRHLLSFTLINICNELLKDRGVAFRHIDKPGEIILLCWNPRLPFNDLLDRINDGFFSTLRRRSHFGAAEAGAFPQDLPKAYSTAVQALCSRNLLTGKSHIHRERAVESEGSRTLRLSSYEEEFKLAALSGSKERIEAATAEWLQEVRERDLVSPEHLMRWNSEWDWIQYHWTENEVKSTQEPVEDAEISQDLPSALPYSEDGMICWDRWREQISGRLYAASRVLTQIHSKDSHIIHDIAQYLEQHYHDEISLQQIAGKFFLSREYISRKFKQEFGVTLSDFLGRIRIEKAKTLLLNPQIRIAQIAEMVGYQDEKYFSKVFKKMEGFTPNEYRKKHMN; this comes from the coding sequence ATGAGAGTATTGATCGTAGATGACGAACAGCACGTTCGGGAAGCTATAGGGCTTCTGGCAGACTGGGAACGGCATGGCATAACGGAGATCGACCAGGCGGCCGACGGCGAGGAAGCGGTAAGGCTAATCGAGGAGAAGAAACCGCAGATTGTCCTGACCGACATGCGGATGCCCCGCAAAAACGGACTTGAGCTGCTGACCTGGCTGCATGCCACGAAACCGGATATTAAAGTGCTTGTCATCAGCGGATACGATGATTTTGAATATGTGCGCCATACCATCCGTTCGGGAGGCATCGATTATATTCTCAAGCCCGTGGATCCGGACAGCTTGAACGAGGCGCTGGCCAAAGCGGTTGAAACCTGGCGGCTTGAGGAAGAGAAACGGCGGCATATGACCAATCAGACTATTGAAATGAATCAGATGACCCCATTCTATATGGACCGCCTGCTCTCGGATCTTGTGAACGGTTACGGCAGCCGGGAAAGCGTCGTCTCTCAATTGCGGAACCGGATGACGCTGCCCGAAACCGGCATGGCTTGCAACGTTGCCGTGCTCCGCGACGATCAATTTGACGAAGCTTTGCTGTCCAAATTCCGCAATAGGCGGCATCTGCTGTCCTTCACCCTCATCAACATTTGCAATGAGCTGTTGAAGGATCGCGGAGTAGCCTTCCGGCATATCGACAAGCCCGGAGAAATCATCCTGCTCTGTTGGAATCCACGTCTTCCCTTTAACGACCTGCTGGATCGAATCAATGACGGGTTCTTCTCCACCCTTCGCAGGCGGAGCCATTTCGGCGCCGCCGAAGCAGGCGCTTTTCCCCAAGATCTGCCCAAGGCTTATTCGACTGCAGTCCAAGCCCTGTGCAGCCGCAATTTACTGACTGGCAAGTCCCACATCCATCGTGAGCGCGCCGTCGAAAGCGAGGGCTCCCGTACCCTGCGGCTCTCCTCCTACGAGGAGGAATTCAAGCTGGCCGCGCTCAGCGGGAGCAAGGAGCGCATCGAGGCGGCCACGGCAGAGTGGCTGCAAGAGGTTCGCGAGAGGGATCTTGTTTCTCCCGAGCATCTGATGAGGTGGAATTCGGAATGGGACTGGATCCAGTATCACTGGACGGAAAATGAAGTGAAAAGCACGCAGGAGCCCGTCGAGGACGCTGAAATTTCGCAGGACCTTCCCTCCGCGCTCCCTTACAGCGAGGATGGCATGATTTGCTGGGACCGCTGGCGCGAACAGATCAGCGGAAGGCTCTACGCGGCATCCCGGGTCCTTACCCAGATCCATTCGAAGGACAGTCACATCATTCATGACATAGCCCAATATTTGGAGCAGCACTATCATGATGAGATTTCGCTGCAGCAGATCGCAGGCAAGTTTTTTCTTAGCAGGGAGTACATCTCCCGTAAATTCAAGCAGGAATTCGGCGTGACGTTATCGGATTTCCTCGGTCGGATTCGAATCGAGAAAGCCAAAACGCTGCTGCTCAATCCCCAAATTCGGATTGCCCAGATCGCGGAGATGGTCGGTTACCAGGACGAGAAATATTTTAGCAAAGTGTTCAAGAAGATGGAGGGTTTCACGCCGAACGAATATCGCAAGAAGCATATGAATTAA
- a CDS encoding tryptophan-rich sensory protein produces MYRTNPYRWWNLLFFLGVITVNVLSGMLPLGGRTTGEISDMYYTAITPAGYAFSIWSVIYVLLLFFVIYQLRRDSGNRDSVKSIGPWFILSCVFNMAWLVLWHYLYIEWSVVVMLLLLLTLWVLYVRTHAIDYPTPGERFCLKLPFSLYIGWVCPAFIVNVGIVFQKNGWSLFGLRESALGIALLCVGALLAILIGLRYRDGIVPLVFTWAYIAIAAEHRETDSILMTAFVLSIILFVFAIWLFFTRNRRRSRY; encoded by the coding sequence ATGTACCGCACGAACCCGTACCGCTGGTGGAACCTGCTGTTTTTCCTCGGGGTTATCACCGTGAACGTGTTATCGGGCATGCTGCCGCTGGGTGGCAGAACGACCGGGGAGATATCGGATATGTATTATACGGCGATCACTCCCGCAGGGTATGCCTTTTCCATATGGTCCGTCATCTATGTGCTGCTGCTCTTTTTTGTCATCTACCAGCTGCGCCGCGACTCCGGAAACCGGGATTCCGTCAAATCCATCGGTCCATGGTTTATTCTCAGCTGCGTATTCAATATGGCCTGGCTTGTACTATGGCACTATTTGTATATTGAATGGTCTGTCGTTGTGATGTTATTGCTGCTGCTGACCCTATGGGTTCTATATGTGCGCACGCATGCGATAGACTATCCGACGCCCGGCGAGAGATTCTGCCTGAAGCTGCCGTTCAGCCTATATATCGGCTGGGTGTGCCCTGCCTTTATCGTCAATGTCGGGATCGTGTTCCAAAAGAATGGCTGGAGCCTCTTCGGGCTGCGCGAATCCGCTTTGGGTATCGCCCTGCTCTGCGTAGGCGCTTTACTCGCCATCCTGATCGGACTGCGATACCGGGACGGCATCGTACCGCTGGTCTTCACCTGGGCTTACATCGCCATCGCCGCCGAGCATCGGGAGACCGACAGTATTTTAATGACCGCCTTCGTGCTCTCGATTATCTTGTTTGTATTTGCCATATGGCTCTTCTTCACGCGCAATCGAAGACGATCCCGGTATTAA
- a CDS encoding RidA family protein — translation MSKHIISTDKAPGAIGPYSQAVEINGFVYTSGQLGLNPETGEFGEGVQEQAKLSLSNVKAILEAAGTSLDQVVKTTVFLKDMNDFAAVNEVYGSFFSEPYPARSAVEVARLPKDGLVEIEVIAVKN, via the coding sequence ATGAGTAAACATATCATATCGACCGACAAAGCCCCGGGAGCCATCGGACCATACAGCCAAGCTGTAGAAATCAACGGATTCGTATATACTTCAGGCCAGCTGGGATTGAATCCGGAAACAGGAGAATTCGGTGAAGGGGTCCAGGAACAAGCGAAGCTTTCGCTTAGCAATGTCAAGGCAATCCTTGAAGCTGCCGGGACAAGCCTGGATCAAGTGGTTAAAACCACGGTATTCCTGAAGGATATGAACGATTTCGCGGCGGTGAACGAAGTGTACGGCAGTTTCTTCTCCGAGCCGTATCCTGCGCGCAGTGCCGTGGAGGTTGCTCGTCTGCCGAAGGACGGATTGGTAGAGATCGAGGTTATAGCCGTTAAGAATTAA
- a CDS encoding NAD(P)H-binding protein, which translates to MGKVALVVGATGLVGRSVTDELLGRGELDEVRVLVRRLPEVTHPKLLPILVEWDQLERYGDAFSGVHSVYCCLGTTIRKAGSQQQFRKVDVDYVIKAAELAKQNGVRQFMAVSSVGANPKVRNFYLRTKGEVEERLAGIGFRGLHLFRPSLLLGERPERRFGERAASLLMTSLDFAFRGPKLAPYRAIPAQKVARSMVNIGLTDMKGHHVYTNEVMHVLGEAAD; encoded by the coding sequence TTGGGAAAGGTTGCACTCGTAGTCGGGGCCACGGGGCTTGTGGGGCGTTCGGTAACCGACGAGCTGCTGGGCCGCGGGGAGCTTGATGAGGTGCGCGTGCTGGTGCGAAGACTCCCGGAGGTCACGCATCCCAAGCTGCTGCCCATCCTGGTGGAGTGGGACCAGCTGGAACGATACGGCGACGCTTTTTCCGGCGTCCATAGCGTGTATTGCTGTCTGGGGACCACAATCAGGAAAGCGGGGTCCCAGCAGCAGTTCCGTAAAGTGGATGTGGACTATGTCATCAAGGCGGCAGAGCTGGCCAAGCAGAACGGAGTGAGGCAATTTATGGCGGTCAGCTCCGTAGGCGCCAATCCGAAGGTTCGTAATTTCTATCTTCGCACCAAGGGAGAGGTTGAAGAACGGTTGGCCGGAATCGGTTTCCGGGGGCTGCATCTGTTCAGACCGTCGTTATTGCTGGGGGAGAGACCCGAACGGCGGTTTGGGGAGCGGGCGGCTTCGCTTCTGATGACTTCCCTCGACTTTGCATTCAGGGGTCCGAAGCTTGCCCCATACCGGGCCATTCCGGCGCAGAAGGTCGCCAGGTCCATGGTGAACATCGGTCTAACGGATATGAAAGGCCATCATGTATACACCAATGAAGTGATGCATGTTCTAGGCGAGGCCGCTGATTAA
- a CDS encoding MFS transporter produces MKTSKECINIKAVQVIHKPRKQVSHQRKHLMTATWEGVPAIILQTLLGGPFLTGYLLYLGAESSEVGFVLAVTTLFNVLQILVAYLIQRLQYRKKAMIVFTFMHRMLWGATGLIPFIFPERWWVPVFMILYMGAFIANTVSGMLWTSLISDMVPAKVRGRYFGIRNTILNALGALTLFVGGIILDRYPGGGGFLILFMISWIAIAANLSMFFLYPDPPFEHSSERQFRAMIRKPLSDTTFIKSTLFLAGWLFLQTLIVPLYSYAMLDVLHISYSIVSIMTVAQTVIMMIGFYVWGNLNARFSNRTLLYWTLPLIAGSCLTWGLLSVLSVIPVLLLSHMLLGAGVGGFNQLAFNFMIGDTPKSERPMFIAVYSSITGFASFLGPMLGGLIFKGIAHAPDWVSRYGFQTAVGVLMVLIALTVGRRVLRSA; encoded by the coding sequence TTGAAGACATCGAAGGAGTGTATCAACATCAAGGCTGTCCAGGTTATTCACAAGCCGCGCAAACAGGTTTCGCATCAACGCAAACATTTGATGACGGCCACATGGGAAGGGGTTCCGGCGATCATTTTGCAGACGCTGCTGGGCGGCCCCTTTTTGACAGGGTACTTATTGTACTTAGGCGCGGAATCCAGTGAGGTTGGTTTTGTTCTGGCCGTCACCACGCTGTTCAACGTGCTTCAGATTCTGGTTGCGTACCTGATCCAGCGCTTGCAGTACCGCAAGAAAGCAATGATTGTGTTTACCTTTATGCACCGCATGTTGTGGGGGGCTACGGGCCTGATCCCGTTTATTTTTCCGGAACGATGGTGGGTTCCGGTGTTTATGATCCTTTATATGGGCGCCTTTATTGCCAATACCGTATCCGGCATGCTGTGGACCTCGCTGATTAGCGACATGGTGCCGGCCAAAGTGCGGGGACGTTATTTCGGCATACGCAATACCATCCTGAATGCGCTCGGAGCCCTGACCCTGTTTGTTGGCGGGATCATCCTGGACCGTTATCCCGGCGGCGGGGGCTTCCTGATTCTGTTTATGATTTCTTGGATTGCCATCGCTGCGAACTTATCCATGTTCTTCTTGTATCCTGATCCTCCCTTCGAGCATTCGAGCGAGCGTCAGTTTAGGGCGATGATCCGCAAGCCGCTGTCGGATACCACGTTTATCAAATCTACGCTGTTTCTGGCTGGTTGGCTCTTTCTGCAGACGTTGATTGTTCCGCTCTACTCGTACGCCATGCTGGACGTTCTGCATATTTCGTATTCGATCGTATCCATCATGACCGTTGCGCAGACCGTGATCATGATGATCGGTTTCTACGTATGGGGAAATTTGAATGCGCGTTTCAGCAACAGAACCTTGCTCTATTGGACATTGCCGCTGATTGCGGGGTCGTGCTTGACATGGGGCTTGCTGTCCGTCCTGTCCGTAATTCCGGTGCTGCTGTTATCGCATATGCTGCTTGGTGCCGGCGTAGGCGGCTTTAACCAGCTTGCCTTTAACTTCATGATCGGAGATACGCCGAAAAGCGAACGGCCGATGTTCATTGCCGTATACTCCTCCATCACGGGGTTTGCCTCTTTTCTCGGTCCCATGCTGGGCGGTCTCATATTCAAAGGGATTGCACATGCGCCCGACTGGGTATCCCGATATGGTTTTCAAACCGCGGTGGGCGTGTTGATGGTACTGATTGCTTTGACGGTGGGGCGGAGAGTGCTTCGTTCCGCTTAG
- a CDS encoding CsbD family protein: MDSNVFKGKWKQMKGEAKKQWGKLTDDDLDVIDGEKDKLVGKLQERYGHTKDAAEREYTDWSARYRD; encoded by the coding sequence ATGGATAGCAACGTATTTAAAGGGAAATGGAAGCAGATGAAGGGTGAAGCGAAGAAGCAATGGGGCAAATTGACGGATGACGATCTTGATGTGATCGACGGCGAGAAAGATAAATTGGTTGGCAAGCTGCAGGAACGCTACGGGCATACGAAGGACGCGGCGGAGCGCGAATATACGGATTGGAGTGCAAGATACCGCGACTAG
- a CDS encoding twin-arginine translocase TatA/TatE family subunit produces MFQNVGFVGLMMILIVVLILFGPSKLPELGRAVGRTLSEFKASARELVGEDKEEEKDKEREREGAVIKLKG; encoded by the coding sequence ATGTTCCAAAATGTCGGTTTCGTCGGATTGATGATGATCTTGATAGTCGTGCTCATTCTGTTCGGCCCTTCCAAGCTGCCCGAGCTCGGCCGGGCAGTTGGACGCACATTGTCCGAATTCAAAGCCTCCGCCAGAGAGCTGGTTGGCGAGGATAAAGAGGAGGAGAAGGATAAGGAGAGGGAAAGGGAGGGAGCCGTCATCAAACTGAAAGGCTGA
- a CDS encoding RidA family protein, with product MKNKLKTFLALAMLFSAVSVTAYADGASAHKKPAKALPAPQFYGSPTSSISSGVVVPEGSSYLYTSGTVPPLLNKDGKTVYERYGDTKTQGIGILKEIEKQLKEQGLTMKDVVYLRVYLTPDAAKNGTFDYTGWFDAYAQFFNTKENPVKPARSTVGVAGLVNADWLIEIEAVAVYPNKDKKK from the coding sequence ATGAAAAATAAACTGAAGACGTTCCTGGCACTCGCCATGCTGTTCAGTGCCGTAAGCGTAACCGCATATGCCGACGGTGCTTCTGCCCATAAGAAGCCGGCCAAAGCTTTGCCGGCCCCCCAATTTTACGGCAGTCCTACATCCTCGATCTCCAGCGGGGTAGTCGTGCCGGAGGGTTCCTCTTATCTCTATACGAGCGGGACGGTTCCGCCATTGTTGAACAAAGATGGCAAAACGGTTTATGAACGCTATGGCGATACGAAAACCCAGGGGATCGGCATCCTGAAGGAAATCGAGAAGCAGCTGAAGGAGCAGGGATTGACGATGAAGGATGTCGTCTATTTGAGAGTGTACTTGACCCCGGATGCAGCGAAGAACGGGACCTTTGATTATACCGGCTGGTTTGACGCATACGCCCAATTCTTTAATACGAAGGAGAATCCGGTTAAGCCTGCGCGTTCCACCGTGGGGGTAGCCGGTCTTGTGAATGCCGATTGGTTGATTGAGATTGAGGCCGTAGCCGTATACCCGAATAAGGATAAGAAAAAGTAA